TGAAATAAGTGACTCCCACAGTCAGGACACTGAACAGCATAAACGCCGACAGCATGATCGCCGCAGTGATGATCCCAAATTTCTGTTTATTTCTGACGAGTGAGCGCCTGCACATCTTAGAGAGAATACCCTGATTATTATTCGCTAACATCTGCAGCACTCCCTTTCATGATTCTGCCGTCCTCAATACGCACAATGCGGTCCGCCATCTGTGCGATGTCATGATCATGCGTAATCAGAACGATGGTCTGCTGAAACTGTTTCGCCGCTATTTTCAGCAGCCCCATTACATCATGGCCGGCAGCCGTGTCCAGATTCCCTGTCGGCTCATCCGCCAGTATTATGGACGGTTTGGAGGCGATTGCTCTTGCGATAGCCGCCCGCTGCTGCTGTCCGCCTGACAGTGTCCCCGGCAATGCTTCTGTTTTATCCAGCAGTTTCAGCAGCTTCAGTATATGCATGATATAGTCTCTGTCTGTCTGTTTCCCGTCCAGTTCTACGGGCAGCGTTATATTCTCATACACGTTTAAGTCAGGAACCAGGTTATAATTCTGAAAAACAAACCCAACCTTCCTCCTGCGAAAGATCGCAAGTTGTTCTTTATTCAGGTTTGTGATATTTCTGCCGTCAACAAATATCTCACCTTTCGTCGGCACATCAAGACCACCGATCATGTGGAGCAGGGTGCTCTTTCCGCTCCCTGACTTCCCGATAATTGCAACAAATTCTCTCTCCCGCACTGCGAAGTCCACACCGTCCAGCGCTTTCACAACAGTTTCACCCAGTCTGTAATATTTTTTTAATGCCCGTGTTTCTATCATCCATGATTCCATCTGTTCATGTTCCTCCTTTACAGATCAAGCATATCTTATAAAAATCACAAACTGCTCACAATCCATGATTATCACAAAACTGTGATAATCACACATCAGTCGTTTGGAAGATATAATTGGAAGTCGGATCCTTTTAAAGCTTCAGAGTACACCTCAATATATCCTTTCTGCAGCGTCAGTATTTCTCTTGCCAGATATAGGCCGACGCCTATCCCTTCCTCACTGTGCACCTCCGGTTCACGATAAAACCTGGTAAATATCTCAGCCTGATGTTCCGGTGCAATTCCTTTGCCGGAATCTCTGATACTGATCTTCGTAAAAACCTCCTGAACATCCACAGATATACGGATACATCCTCCTGTATCCGTATACTTAACGGCGTTGTCCAGAACATTAAAGATGGCTTCCTCCGTCCATTTTCTGTCATGGCAGATCTGAACGCTTTCATCGCACACTGCATATATTTTGATACGTTTCTTCTCTGCCTTTGGAACAATAGCGGCAACAGCGCCTCCCAATGTTTCAAACAGGTAATCTTTCCGCTGGCAGATCTTGATAATGCCTGTCTCCAGCCGGGACATTTTCACCATGCTCTGCAGTAAAAAATCAAGCTTCTCTGTCTGCCTCGTTATTCTGGTAAGAAATTCCCGCTCTTTCTCTGACAGATTTCCTTCCTTTGCAAACAGTTCCAGATACATTTTCATATTGGCGATCGGCGTTTTGGTCTGATGTGAAATATCAGATATCAGTTCCTGAATTTTTCGTTTTTCCTCAATTCCTTCTCTATCTTTCTGTTTCCAGATATGCTGTACTCTCTGCAGTTTTTCATATACCTTGCTCCACAGCGTTTCCCTGTCCACATCCGATTCCGGCAGCTCCCGACCCGATGCCATATCATCCAGGTGCCGCTCCAACAGATTTTCAAATGAATAAATGTCTTTTTTCAGGCATCGCATCTTCCATCCCATCAGGATAATCACACAGCACATCCCTATGATCACAACAATCAGCCCAGCCATTGATATCCCATCCCATAAACATTTGATATATATTTGTGCTGTTCATCCTCTATCTTGCCTCTCAGGCGGTTGACGTTCACTGCAAGCGCGTGTTTATCCACAAATCTGCCATCGATGTCCCACAGATGTTCCAACAGCACCGAATACGTCAGAAGCTGCCCGCTGTGTTCTGACAGATATCTGAGCAGGCGGAATTCTGTGGGGGTCACTGCACATTCTTTTCCATTAACCGTTACTTTTGCCGTGCTAAAATCCATATATAAAAAACCGTCATCAAAAATATTCTTTTTGCAGACCGGTTCTCTTTTCATAATTACGTTTATTTTTTTTAATAAGACTTTCATGGAAAACGGTTTTGTGACGTAATCCTCCGCTCCCAGTTCATAACCTTTCAGGACATCCTCCTCGAGATCCCTGGCTGTAAGAAACAATACCGGGGTTCGTTTCCGGCTCTGAACCCAACTGCAGAAAGAGAACCCTTCACCATCCGGAAGGTTAACATCCAGAAGTATAAGTGCCGCATCTTCTTTCAAACAGGCTTTTTTCGCCTCCTCAAGTGAGTGTGCACACTCTGTACGGTACCC
The Ruminococcus gauvreauii genome window above contains:
- a CDS encoding ABC transporter ATP-binding protein encodes the protein MESWMIETRALKKYYRLGETVVKALDGVDFAVREREFVAIIGKSGSGKSTLLHMIGGLDVPTKGEIFVDGRNITNLNKEQLAIFRRRKVGFVFQNYNLVPDLNVYENITLPVELDGKQTDRDYIMHILKLLKLLDKTEALPGTLSGGQQQRAAIARAIASKPSIILADEPTGNLDTAAGHDVMGLLKIAAKQFQQTIVLITHDHDIAQMADRIVRIEDGRIMKGSAADVSE
- a CDS encoding sensor histidine kinase; the protein is MAGLIVVIIGMCCVIILMGWKMRCLKKDIYSFENLLERHLDDMASGRELPESDVDRETLWSKVYEKLQRVQHIWKQKDREGIEEKRKIQELISDISHQTKTPIANMKMYLELFAKEGNLSEKEREFLTRITRQTEKLDFLLQSMVKMSRLETGIIKICQRKDYLFETLGGAVAAIVPKAEKKRIKIYAVCDESVQICHDRKWTEEAIFNVLDNAVKYTDTGGCIRISVDVQEVFTKISIRDSGKGIAPEHQAEIFTRFYREPEVHSEEGIGVGLYLAREILTLQKGYIEVYSEALKGSDFQLYLPND
- a CDS encoding response regulator transcription factor, coding for MQKVLVVEDDWELNQGICYALQGEGYRTECAHSLEEAKKACLKEDAALILLDVNLPDGEGFSFCSWVQSRKRTPVLFLTARDLEEDVLKGYELGAEDYVTKPFSMKVLLKKINVIMKREPVCKKNIFDDGFLYMDFSTAKVTVNGKECAVTPTEFRLLRYLSEHSGQLLTYSVLLEHLWDIDGRFVDKHALAVNVNRLRGKIEDEQHKYISNVYGMGYQWLG